Proteins from a genomic interval of Paenibacillus sp. FSL H8-0048:
- a CDS encoding AraC family transcriptional regulator codes for MSIERPVESLNYSREIGQTIDYIEEHLMDPLTAEQIAAYAGYSLYHFCRMFSQSQDMPVMEYVRTRRLSRAAVELFNGRRITEIALEYGFETPGGFAKAFRKTYGYSPSQYAARMSGYLRDRLEYEIKAYMAEPVLVTKPTFNVAGYGIETNVEAGNATQDVASFWYYYEGDNLEDQMYAKLNPPKHGEVGLCIPAGTGGNAVYLLGVIVEDFSKVTPDMLTAVVPAAQYAVFTTPPVDATDEARPETFAEVVKSTWRYIFEDWFPGSGYMHDEDKLNFEFYDERCHARVDSVMEIYVPVRERRFHETLK; via the coding sequence ATGTCTATTGAAAGGCCGGTGGAGTCACTGAATTACAGCAGAGAGATCGGACAGACGATTGATTATATTGAGGAGCATCTCATGGACCCGCTGACAGCGGAGCAGATTGCGGCGTATGCAGGATATTCGCTGTATCATTTTTGCCGGATGTTCAGCCAGTCTCAGGACATGCCGGTCATGGAATATGTGCGCACCCGAAGATTGTCGCGGGCTGCCGTTGAATTGTTCAACGGGCGGAGAATTACGGAGATTGCGCTGGAATATGGCTTCGAGACCCCTGGAGGCTTCGCCAAAGCCTTCCGCAAAACCTACGGCTACAGCCCCTCCCAGTACGCGGCGCGGATGAGCGGATATCTCCGGGACCGGCTGGAGTATGAGATCAAGGCCTATATGGCAGAGCCGGTATTGGTGACGAAGCCTACTTTTAACGTAGCGGGTTACGGGATTGAGACCAATGTAGAGGCCGGAAATGCTACGCAGGACGTCGCCTCCTTCTGGTATTACTATGAGGGCGACAATCTGGAGGACCAGATGTACGCGAAGCTGAATCCGCCGAAGCACGGGGAGGTCGGCTTGTGCATTCCGGCAGGCACTGGCGGCAACGCTGTCTATCTGCTGGGGGTTATAGTGGAGGACTTCAGTAAGGTTACTCCTGACATGCTTACGGCGGTTGTGCCTGCGGCGCAGTATGCGGTATTTACGACACCCCCGGTGGACGCTACCGATGAGGCGAGACCGGAGACTTTTGCCGAGGTGGTCAAGAGTACCTGGAGATATATCTTCGAGGACTGGTTCCCGGGCAGCGGCTATATGCACGATGAAGATAAGCTGAACTTTGAATTCTACGACGAACGCTGTCACGCCCGCGTGGATTCGGTGATGGAGATTTATGTTCCGGTGCGTGAGCGAAGGTTTCATGAAACCCTAAAGTAG
- a CDS encoding TetR/AcrR family transcriptional regulator, translated as MEDKKAEIFRRGTELFSSKGFKDTNVSDITKLCGYAVGTFYNYYASKEKLFIEIYLRENEELKRSMMSQIDAEDEPAKVLKQMMELNYSGMNENPILKEWYNKALFSKLEKEFYAHGGIEGIHEMMNSGMLELIRNWKSKGKIRTDLADGMILALFNSIPYIDIHKEEIGASYFPQLLDHMVEFIMQGLTDTQR; from the coding sequence ATGGAAGATAAGAAGGCAGAGATTTTCAGACGCGGTACAGAGCTGTTCAGCTCCAAAGGCTTCAAGGACACCAATGTGTCCGACATTACCAAGCTCTGCGGATATGCCGTAGGCACGTTCTATAATTATTATGCCTCCAAAGAGAAGCTGTTCATAGAGATTTATCTGCGGGAGAATGAGGAGCTGAAGCGGAGCATGATGTCTCAGATCGATGCGGAGGATGAGCCGGCCAAGGTGCTCAAGCAGATGATGGAGCTTAATTACAGCGGGATGAATGAGAACCCCATCCTGAAGGAATGGTACAACAAAGCACTGTTCAGCAAGCTGGAGAAGGAATTCTATGCGCATGGCGGGATAGAGGGAATTCATGAGATGATGAACAGCGGCATGCTGGAGTTAATCCGGAACTGGAAGTCCAAGGGGAAAATCAGAACGGATCTTGCGGACGGGATGATTCTCGCCTTGTTCAACTCTATTCCGTATATCGACATTCACAAGGAAGAGATCGGGGCAAGCTATTTTCCGCAGCTTCTGGATCATATGGTGGAATTCATTATGCAGGGCTTAACGGATACACAGCGCTGA
- a CDS encoding PrkA family serine protein kinase — translation MDIFERIATHRAENDRLAWSGTFKDYIELLKLDPAPAKTAHARVYDMIKSHGVEDINGRKRYKFFEQEIFGLDRAVEKLVEEYFHSAARRLDVRKRILLLMGPVSGGKSTLVTLLKRGLEQYSRTDAGAVYAIEGCPMHEDPLHLIPLELRPEIERELGVRIEGNLCPSCQMRLKNEYHGNIEQVAVTRVLLSEEERVGIGTFSPSDPKSQDIADLTGSIDFSTITEFGSESDPRAYRFDGELNKANRGIMEFQEMLKCDEKFLWNLLSLTQEGNFKAGRFALISADEMIIAHTNETEYKSFISNKKNEALQSRMIVMPVPYNLRVSEEEKIYAKLIGQSDMKHVHIAPHALRAAAIFSILTRLKESKKQGMDLIKKLRMYDGEEVEGYKEADLKEMQTEYLDEGMSGIDPRYVINRISSALIKGDLQCMNALDVLRAIKDGLDQHPSITKEERERYLNFISIARKEYDILAKSEVQKAFVYSFEESAKTLFENYLDNIEAFCNWSKIRDPLTDEEMEPDERLMRSIEEQIGISENAKKAFREEILIRISSYSRKGKKFEYNNHDRLREAIEKKLFTDLKDIVKITTSSKTPDESQLKRINEVSRRLIDEHGYCPICANELLKYVGSLLNR, via the coding sequence ATGGATATTTTTGAGCGTATAGCAACGCATCGGGCTGAGAACGACCGTTTGGCGTGGAGCGGCACTTTCAAGGACTATATAGAACTGCTGAAACTGGACCCCGCTCCCGCAAAAACGGCTCATGCCCGCGTCTACGACATGATCAAGTCACACGGCGTCGAGGACATCAACGGGCGGAAGAGGTATAAGTTTTTTGAACAGGAGATCTTTGGGCTGGACCGTGCGGTGGAGAAGCTGGTAGAGGAGTATTTCCATTCAGCCGCCCGGCGGCTGGATGTGCGCAAACGGATCTTGCTGCTGATGGGGCCGGTCAGTGGAGGGAAGTCGACCCTGGTTACGCTGCTAAAGCGCGGGCTGGAGCAATATTCACGTACGGATGCGGGTGCGGTATATGCCATTGAGGGCTGCCCGATGCATGAGGACCCGCTGCATCTGATTCCGCTGGAGCTGCGTCCGGAGATTGAGCGGGAGCTGGGAGTAAGGATTGAAGGCAATCTCTGCCCGTCCTGCCAGATGCGGCTGAAGAATGAGTATCACGGGAATATTGAACAGGTGGCGGTCACCCGTGTGCTGTTGTCGGAAGAGGAACGGGTGGGGATTGGCACATTCAGTCCTTCCGATCCGAAATCGCAGGATATTGCCGATCTGACCGGCAGTATCGACTTCTCCACCATCACTGAATTCGGCTCGGAATCCGATCCGCGGGCCTACCGCTTCGACGGGGAGCTGAACAAGGCTAACCGCGGGATTATGGAATTCCAGGAAATGCTGAAATGCGATGAGAAGTTCCTGTGGAATCTGCTGTCGCTGACCCAGGAAGGCAATTTCAAGGCCGGGCGATTCGCGTTAATCTCTGCGGATGAAATGATCATTGCCCACACGAACGAGACCGAATATAAATCCTTTATCTCCAATAAAAAGAACGAAGCGCTCCAGTCCCGCATGATCGTCATGCCGGTTCCCTATAATCTGCGCGTCTCTGAAGAGGAAAAGATCTACGCCAAGCTGATCGGCCAGAGCGATATGAAGCATGTGCATATTGCCCCTCACGCGCTGCGCGCGGCGGCGATCTTCTCTATCCTGACCCGGCTTAAGGAGAGCAAGAAGCAGGGCATGGATCTGATCAAGAAGCTGCGCATGTATGACGGCGAAGAGGTTGAGGGCTACAAGGAAGCAGATCTGAAGGAGATGCAGACCGAATACTTAGATGAAGGCATGTCCGGCATCGACCCGCGTTATGTCATTAACCGCATCTCCAGCGCCCTGATCAAAGGCGATCTGCAGTGCATGAACGCGCTGGATGTGCTGCGGGCGATCAAGGACGGTCTGGATCAGCATCCTTCGATTACGAAGGAGGAGCGCGAGCGTTATCTGAACTTTATTTCCATTGCCCGCAAGGAATACGATATTCTCGCCAAAAGCGAAGTGCAAAAGGCCTTCGTCTACTCTTTTGAAGAATCAGCCAAAACGCTGTTCGAGAACTATCTCGACAATATCGAAGCCTTCTGCAACTGGTCCAAAATCCGCGACCCGCTTACCGATGAGGAGATGGAGCCGGATGAGCGGCTGATGCGCTCCATTGAAGAGCAGATCGGCATCTCGGAGAATGCGAAGAAGGCCTTCCGCGAGGAGATTCTGATCCGTATCTCGTCCTATTCCCGCAAGGGCAAGAAGTTCGAATATAACAATCACGACCGGCTGCGTGAAGCCATTGAGAAGAAGCTGTTCACGGATCTCAAGGATATCGTCAAAATCACCACTTCCTCCAAGACACCGGATGAAAGCCAGCTCAAACGGATCAACGAGGTCAGCCGCCGCCTGATTGACGAGCATGGCTACTGCCCGATCTGCGCCAATGAGCTGCTGAAATATGTCGGAAGCCTGCTGAACCGCTGA
- a CDS encoding DUF2161 family putative PD-(D/E)XK-type phosphodiesterase, translating into MPGAAAILQKNYYAWFFRVQRGRYTLTAAGQAALIEYARVAEISAGKL; encoded by the coding sequence GTGCCCGGCGCCGCTGCGATCCTGCAGAAGAACTACTATGCGTGGTTCTTCCGGGTGCAGCGCGGCCGCTACACGCTCACGGCCGCCGGACAAGCGGCGCTGATCGAGTATGCAAGAGTCGCGGAGATCAGCGCGGGCAAGCTGTAG
- a CDS encoding beta-glucoside-specific PTS transporter subunit IIABC, producing the protein MNTKELSKEILKLVGGEENIDQVTHCMTRLRFNLNDNNRADKAALQKTDGVMGVMINGGQFQVIIGNDVPVVYNDLIGNMSVSPEKKASSDNVEKKKQNPLSKLFDFISGIFTPILPAITGAGMIKGIVALLVAVGWMGTENSTYIILSAIGDGAFYFLPIVLAISAARKLGSNMYIAAAIGAAILHPTVTTLLGSGEPVTFASLPVVAATYSSSVIPIVIAVWLASYVEKAVDKVTHASLKLIIVPTVTLLVIVPLTLIAVGPLGVIIGDGLTGGISWLFENTGLFAGLLLGGTMSLLIITGMHYALIPIMIASIAQLGYDYMIPIMMVANFAQAGSALGVSLRTKNSKLKSLSLSTSITAFMGITEPAMYGVNMRLKKPFIAALIGGAAGGAFLSLFKVKAYVIGGLAGLSGIPMVLGATFVYSVIGFAIGAVVAAIVTYIIGFEDEPEAAAAPAVTPAESVHTSAAATTVIGAAAESKMVNQEVFSPIAGAVKPLSEVSDPAFSEEIMGKGYAIQPSEGRVVSPVQGTVFSLSKSGHAIGLVSDSGAEMLIHIGIDTVKLKGLHFSPKVTAGTRVAVGDLLMEFNLVEIEKAGYSTITPVIITNIQQYQSIQSAGATFVKEKELLYTVLA; encoded by the coding sequence ATGAATACAAAAGAGCTGTCAAAAGAAATATTGAAGCTTGTCGGCGGAGAAGAGAATATCGATCAGGTTACCCATTGTATGACCCGCCTGCGCTTCAACCTGAATGACAACAACCGTGCGGACAAAGCTGCCCTGCAGAAGACGGACGGGGTTATGGGCGTGATGATTAACGGCGGGCAATTCCAGGTCATTATCGGCAACGATGTGCCGGTGGTCTACAATGACCTGATTGGCAATATGTCCGTTTCTCCTGAGAAGAAGGCTTCCAGTGACAATGTGGAGAAAAAGAAGCAGAATCCGCTGAGCAAGCTGTTTGACTTCATCTCGGGGATCTTCACACCGATCCTGCCGGCCATTACCGGTGCGGGGATGATCAAGGGGATTGTCGCCCTGCTGGTAGCGGTGGGCTGGATGGGGACGGAGAACTCCACGTATATCATACTCTCGGCGATCGGGGACGGCGCCTTCTACTTCCTGCCGATTGTTCTGGCTATCAGCGCTGCGCGTAAGCTGGGAAGCAATATGTACATCGCTGCTGCAATCGGAGCGGCCATTCTGCATCCGACCGTCACCACGCTGCTGGGGTCAGGAGAGCCTGTTACCTTCGCTTCACTTCCGGTGGTAGCTGCAACCTATTCTTCATCCGTCATTCCGATTGTGATTGCAGTATGGCTGGCCTCCTATGTGGAAAAAGCCGTTGATAAAGTAACCCATGCTTCGCTGAAGCTGATTATCGTTCCAACGGTAACGCTGCTGGTCATTGTGCCGCTTACCCTGATTGCCGTAGGCCCGCTGGGTGTTATCATCGGGGATGGCCTGACCGGAGGCATCAGCTGGCTGTTCGAGAATACGGGACTGTTCGCGGGCCTGCTGCTGGGCGGAACCATGTCCCTGCTGATCATTACCGGGATGCACTATGCCCTGATTCCAATCATGATCGCATCCATTGCGCAGCTTGGCTATGACTATATGATTCCGATTATGATGGTAGCGAACTTCGCCCAGGCGGGCAGTGCGCTTGGTGTCTCTCTGAGAACGAAGAACAGCAAGCTGAAGTCCCTCTCCCTGTCTACAAGTATTACGGCCTTCATGGGGATTACAGAGCCGGCTATGTACGGTGTGAATATGCGGCTTAAGAAACCGTTCATCGCTGCCCTGATCGGCGGAGCCGCCGGTGGTGCGTTCCTCAGCTTGTTCAAGGTAAAAGCGTATGTCATCGGCGGACTCGCCGGACTCTCCGGCATTCCGATGGTTCTCGGTGCAACCTTTGTCTATTCGGTCATCGGCTTCGCCATCGGGGCGGTCGTTGCTGCCATTGTCACTTATATTATTGGCTTCGAGGATGAGCCGGAAGCTGCTGCTGCGCCTGCGGTGACTCCTGCCGAGTCTGTACACACATCTGCTGCTGCCACTACTGTAATCGGCGCTGCTGCTGAGTCTAAGATGGTGAATCAAGAGGTATTCAGCCCGATTGCCGGAGCGGTGAAGCCGCTGAGCGAAGTAAGCGACCCGGCCTTCTCGGAAGAGATTATGGGAAAGGGATATGCGATTCAGCCATCCGAAGGCCGCGTAGTCTCGCCGGTTCAGGGAACGGTGTTCTCCCTCTCGAAGAGCGGGCACGCGATTGGTCTGGTCAGCGACAGCGGGGCAGAGATGCTGATCCATATCGGCATCGACACAGTGAAGCTGAAGGGCCTGCATTTCTCGCCCAAGGTAACCGCCGGAACCCGGGTGGCCGTCGGCGATCTGCTGATGGAATTCAATCTGGTGGAGATTGAGAAGGCTGGCTACAGCACAATTACGCCGGTTATTATTACCAACATCCAGCAGTATCAGTCCATCCAGTCTGCTGGCGCTACCTTCGTTAAGGAGAAGGAGCTATTGTATACGGTCCTTGCTTAG
- the licT gene encoding BglG family transcription antiterminator LicT: protein MKIAKVLNNNVVTVIDASGKERVVMGRGIAFKKQPGDDVEDAQVEKVFALENKEGSQKLMSLLSEIPLEYVECTDEVIRYAETVLGEKLHDSIYISLTDHIHFAIDRHRQGLQIKNALLWEIKRMYRKEFSIGLKALQIIEERLGVLLPEDECAFIAMHLVNAQMNGEMRETVSITNIVKDILNIVRRSFLIELDEESLGYYRFLTHLKFFAQRVVQGTPMEERDQDHALHDLVMKQYPAAHAVAVKIADYTRKIYKRVLSKEEILYLTIHIERIIRSGDITE, encoded by the coding sequence ATGAAAATTGCTAAGGTGCTCAACAACAATGTGGTCACCGTAATCGATGCCAGCGGGAAGGAACGGGTCGTAATGGGCCGCGGAATCGCCTTCAAGAAGCAGCCCGGGGATGACGTTGAGGATGCCCAGGTTGAGAAAGTATTCGCCCTGGAGAATAAAGAAGGTTCACAGAAGCTGATGTCGCTTCTCTCGGAGATCCCGCTGGAATATGTGGAGTGCACCGATGAAGTGATCCGTTATGCCGAGACGGTGCTCGGGGAGAAGCTGCATGACAGCATCTATATCTCACTGACAGACCATATCCATTTCGCCATCGACCGCCACCGTCAGGGGCTTCAAATCAAGAATGCGCTGCTGTGGGAAATCAAACGGATGTACCGCAAGGAATTCTCCATTGGACTCAAGGCGCTGCAAATTATCGAGGAACGGCTGGGTGTTCTCCTTCCGGAGGACGAGTGCGCTTTTATCGCAATGCATCTGGTGAATGCGCAGATGAACGGTGAGATGCGGGAGACGGTGAGCATCACGAATATCGTGAAGGACATCCTGAATATTGTCCGGCGGAGCTTCCTCATCGAGCTGGATGAAGAATCACTCGGGTATTACCGCTTCCTGACCCATCTGAAGTTCTTCGCGCAGCGGGTGGTTCAGGGCACTCCGATGGAAGAGCGGGACCAGGATCATGCGCTGCATGATCTGGTAATGAAGCAGTACCCGGCCGCCCATGCGGTTGCGGTGAAGATCGCGGATTATACCCGCAAGATATACAAGCGGGTCTTGTCCAAGGAAGAAATATTGTATCTGACCATTCATATTGAACGGATTATCCGTAGTGGGGATATAACAGAATAA
- a CDS encoding ABC transporter ATP-binding protein — MQAMENVLECRNVTKRYGKKTALDQLSLTIPAGRIVGLLGPNGAGKTTLMKLIVSLLRDYKGSLTVNGIRPGLDTKKIVSYLPDREFLYPWMTIEESIAFFDHSFADFQREKAYSMIAALGLNLQDKVKSLSKGMQERVSISLVFARKARLFVLDEPLAAVDPSTRDKIIRIILDNFDPDSSILISTHLIHDVESLFTDVVFVNDGKVLLQGSVEELRREYGVPIEELFKRLI; from the coding sequence ATGCAAGCGATGGAGAATGTACTGGAGTGCAGGAATGTAACGAAACGCTATGGGAAGAAGACTGCGCTAGACCAACTCAGTCTGACGATTCCCGCAGGTAGAATCGTAGGGCTGCTCGGGCCTAACGGGGCGGGGAAGACGACGCTGATGAAGCTGATTGTCTCTCTGCTGCGGGATTATAAAGGCAGCCTTACGGTCAACGGCATTCGTCCCGGTCTGGATACCAAAAAAATCGTGTCTTATCTGCCGGATCGTGAATTCCTGTATCCGTGGATGACAATTGAAGAGAGCATTGCTTTTTTTGACCACTCGTTTGCCGACTTTCAGCGGGAGAAGGCGTACAGCATGATTGCAGCGCTGGGTCTGAATCTGCAGGATAAAGTGAAGTCTCTGTCCAAAGGGATGCAGGAGCGGGTGAGTATCTCGCTGGTGTTCGCGCGCAAGGCCCGGCTGTTCGTCCTGGACGAGCCGCTGGCGGCGGTGGACCCTTCCACACGGGATAAGATTATAAGGATTATTCTGGATAACTTCGACCCGGATAGCTCGATTCTGATCAGTACGCATCTGATCCACGATGTCGAGAGCCTTTTCACGGATGTGGTGTTCGTGAATGACGGTAAGGTGCTGCTGCAGGGGAGCGTGGAGGAGCTGCGGCGGGAATACGGTGTACCGATTGAGGAGTTGTTCAAACGTCTGATTTAA